The following are encoded in a window of Castanea sativa cultivar Marrone di Chiusa Pesio chromosome 5, ASM4071231v1 genomic DNA:
- the LOC142634576 gene encoding uncharacterized protein LOC142634576, with product MDVYECNMPCVCDNASMSVNHHNFDDMLLEVMGVVDIPNIKLLKKKAKKCHKNLSRFIGEKEDLPLLKRKPAQAGPAPASLDSDKPLLKSGKRKMMFAPFVAGMFFSRKRKAIEILPESVKTLWNKWELRSMVIFSLFLQGILMVLGKSRNHSRRNWVRIILWLAYLWADTVATASLGVLSSNQGESEGGFVDPNYVITVFWAPFLLLHLGGPDTITAYSLEDNELWLRHLLGLLVQVGGVVYVFLTTWTSTNALYFMAIPIFFAGIIKYGERTWVLMSASSEHFRDSMLSPPDPGPNYARFMEEYKSKKQEGFKVCSEKKQDAQKEENYSYEGVETDSRIPEARILNTAYMFFEIFKKLPANLILSFHDIQKSQYFIKTSSCDEAFKLIEVELGFMYDVFHTKAVLVHSFKGVVFRLITSTCTVAVFVAFFKIEKHIYSRVDVSITYILLVGAILLEFYAFVVLVCSDWTIVWLRKHKNFGVDLLYHFISLILRSRNKRWSNAMGQYNLIRYCLKDNPAKYRYNNSVDVPPELKILIFEEFQNRIDANHSDGREANEFCAYRGDKVIAKIENISDETKDENLELLKQSVKEEFDKSILLWHIATDLCYYWDQEKKCSSMCDSYCKASKLLSDYMMHLLVMCPFMLPNGIGETRVRDTCAEARGFFKERKSITNVTQACLNLKEVNTEIPPSDVKGDRSKSVLFDACRLAKSLQFLENNSRIENKWKLVEQVWVEMLSYAASHCGWQNHAQQLRRGGELLTHVWLLMAHFGFTEQYQISTGHAKVKLIVQ from the exons ATGGATGTATATGAgtgtaacatgccatgtgtttgtgataatgcctctatgagtgtaAATCATCATAATTTTGATGACATGTTACTTGAAGTTATgggtgttgttgatattccaaacatcaaactcttgaagaaaaaggcTAAGAAGTGTCATAAGAATTTGAGCAGGTTCATTGGTGAAAAGGAGGATTTA CCATTACTGAAAAGAAAACCAGCACAGGCAGGTCCTGCGCCTGCAAGTCTTGATAGCGATAAGCCACTCCTCAAGTCTGGGAAAAGAAAGATGATGTTTGCTCCTT TTGTAGCTGGTATGTTCTTCTCAAGGAAGAGAAAGGCAATAGAAATCCTCCCCGAAAGTGTGAAAACACTTTGGAACAAGTGGGAGCTTCGAAGTATGGTTATTTTTAGTCTATTCTTACAAGGCATCCTCATGGTGCTTGGCAAAAGTAGAAATCACTCGAGAAGGAACTGGGTCAGAATCATTCTTTGGCTTGCTTACTTGTGGGCAGATACAGTTGCAACAGCTTCACTCGGCGTGCTTTCCAGCAACCAAGGAGAATCTGAAGGCGGTTTTGTAGACCCAAACTATGTTATAACAGTTTTTTGGGCACCATTTCTTCTTCTGCACCTTGGTGGCCCTGATACCATTACTGCCTACTCCTTGGAAGACAATGAGTTGTGGCTGAGGCACTTGCTTGGGCTACTTGTCCAGGTGGGAGGGGTTGTGTATGTTTTCCTTACAACATGGACAAGTACTAATGCGCTTTATTTCATGGCAattccaatattttttgctGGGATCATCAAGTATGGAGAAAGGACTTGGGTTCTGATGTCTGCGAGCAGTGAGCATTTTAGAGACTCCATGCTTTCTCCTCCTGATCCTGGCCCCAACTATGCCAGATTCATGGAGGAGTATAAGTCAAAGAAACAGGAGGGGTTCAAGGTTTGTTCAGAAAAAAAGCAGGATGCTCAGAAAGAGGAGAATTATTCCTATGAAGGTGTAGAAACTGATAGCAGAATTCCAGAAGCACGCATTCTAAATACGGCCTACATgttctttgaaattttcaaaaagctaCCCGCAAATCTCATCCTAAGCTTTCATGATATCCAGAAGAGTCAATACTTCATCAAGACAAGTTCCTGTGATGAGGCTTTCAAATTGATTGAGGTTGAGCTGGGATTCATGTATGATGTGTTCCATACAAAGGCAGTTCTGGTTCATTCTTTTAAGGGCGTTGTTTTTCGTTTGATCACTTCTACTTGCACAGTCGCTGTATTTGTGGCTTTCTTTAAGATCGAGAAGCACATCTACTCGAGGGTGGATGTATCTATTACTTATATACTACTGGTTGGAGCTATTTTGCTAGAGTTTTATGCATTTGTAGTGCTAGTTTGCTCAGACTGGACAATAGTATGGCTGAGGAAGCATAAGAATTTTGGGGTGGATCTCTTGTATCATTTCATCTCGTTGATTCTGCGGTCTAGAAACAAGAGGTGGTCTAATGCCATGGGACAATACAACCTAATAAGGTACTGCCTCAAAGACAATCCTGCCAAGTATCGGTACAATAATTCAGTGGATGTTCCTCcagaattaaaaatattgatcTTTGAGGAGTTTCAAAACAGGATAGATGCTAATCATTCAGATGGGCGTGAAGCCAATGAATTTTGTGCTTATAGGGGTGACAAGGTGATTgcaaaaattgagaatatatCTGATGAAACCAAGGACGAAAATCTTGAGTTACTTAAACAAAGTGTTAAGGAAGAATTTGATAAAAGCATTCTTCTTTGGCACATTGCAACAGATTTGTGCTATTATTGGgatcaggaaaaaaaatgttcatcTATGTGTGACTCATACTGTAAAGCTAGCAAGTTGTTATCGGATTATATGATGCATCTTCTTGTTATGTGTCCCTTCATGCTGCCCAATGGGATTGGGGAGACCAGAGTTAGAGACACGTGTGCTGAGGCACGTGGATTTTTCAAGGAAAGAAAATCCATAACGAATGTAACACAAGCTTGCTTAAATTTAAAGGAAGTGAACACTGAAATTCCTCCATCAGATGTGAAAGGGGATAGAAGCAAGTCAGTTCTATTTGATGCTTGTAGGCTGGCTAAGTCTTTGCAATTCCTGGAAAACAATTCTCGtatagaaaataaatggaaattAGTGGAACAAGTTTGGGTGGAAATGCTATCTTATGCTGCAAGTCACTGTGGATGGCAGAATCATGCTCAGCAGCTTAGGCGAGGTGGAGAGCTACTCACTCATGTCTGGCTTCTTATGGCTCATTTTGGTTTTACTGAACAGTATCAAATTTCAACGGGCCATGCAAAGGTTAAGTTGATTGTGCAGTGA